A single window of Leeuwenhoekiella sp. MAR_2009_132 DNA harbors:
- a CDS encoding SIMPL domain-containing protein, with product MKTILILAITAMTTLANAQQIQPSVSVTGEGKVIAVPDEVTISLGVQTQGKVAETVKSENDTSVDKVLAFLMKMNIPQNQVQTEYVSLNKNYDYNTKTYNYNASQTISVKLKDLSRYDEVMSGLVASGINTINGVDFGSSKMETYEAEARKKAVADAKMKAQEYAGVLNQKIGKALMIAEQGTNAPQPQPMYKVAMMSESMDSSQRTLAPGEITITSKIQISFELLN from the coding sequence ATCTGTAAGTGTAACTGGCGAAGGAAAAGTAATTGCTGTACCAGACGAGGTTACTATAAGCCTGGGTGTGCAAACACAAGGTAAAGTCGCAGAAACTGTAAAATCTGAAAATGATACTTCAGTAGATAAAGTGCTGGCTTTTTTAATGAAAATGAATATCCCGCAAAATCAGGTCCAGACTGAATATGTAAGCTTAAACAAAAATTATGATTACAATACCAAAACTTACAACTATAACGCCAGCCAGACTATTTCTGTAAAACTGAAAGATTTATCGCGTTATGACGAGGTAATGTCTGGTCTTGTAGCTTCAGGGATTAACACAATTAATGGTGTTGATTTTGGTTCTTCAAAGATGGAAACTTATGAGGCAGAGGCACGTAAAAAAGCTGTAGCTGATGCAAAGATGAAAGCACAGGAATATGCAGGTGTTCTTAATCAAAAAATAGGTAAAGCTCTGATGATTGCAGAACAAGGTACAAATGCACCACAACCACAGCCTATGTATAAAGTAGCGATGATGTCTGAGTCTATGGATTCTTCTCAGCGAACTTTAGCTCCGGGAGAAATAACCATAACTTCAAAAATTCAAATTTCTTTTGAGCTTTTAAATTAG
- a CDS encoding GNAT family N-acetyltransferase, with translation MITIKEMKTKKELTQFVKFPFSLYKKDSNWVPPLINDELESMDSNTNPVFKNAEARFFLAYKNDKPVGRIAAIINRIEIDEQGKPKMRFGWFDAIDDVEVTKALIAEVEKIGIANNLKWIEGPVGFSNMEKAGLLIEGFEYLNTMITWYNYPYYKEHFEKLNFEKASEWVEFKIQIPKKSPEKVEKFARIVQQRYKLKMIHFKNTKEIIPYVDDMFGLLNKTYSELSTFVPIQQYQIDHYKEKYIKYINPNYIKCIEDANGKLISFAITMPSFSNALKKANGSLWPFGFIHMLRARSKNDTAAFYLIGIDPEYQGKGLTAVIFQAMQDLFSANGITEVETNPELEENKAIQQLWKNYEHVMHKKRRTYKRDL, from the coding sequence ATGATTACGATTAAAGAAATGAAAACGAAAAAGGAATTGACGCAGTTTGTCAAATTCCCATTTTCGCTATACAAGAAAGACAGTAACTGGGTTCCACCATTAATTAATGATGAGCTTGAAAGTATGGACTCAAATACGAATCCTGTTTTTAAGAATGCTGAAGCTCGCTTTTTTCTGGCTTATAAAAATGATAAGCCTGTAGGACGTATAGCTGCAATCATTAATCGTATTGAAATAGATGAGCAGGGAAAACCTAAAATGCGTTTCGGTTGGTTTGATGCAATTGACGATGTTGAGGTTACAAAAGCCTTAATTGCTGAAGTTGAAAAAATAGGTATTGCCAATAACTTAAAGTGGATTGAAGGTCCGGTAGGTTTTAGTAATATGGAAAAAGCCGGATTGCTTATTGAAGGTTTTGAGTATTTAAATACCATGATTACATGGTATAACTATCCGTATTATAAAGAGCATTTTGAAAAACTGAATTTTGAAAAAGCTTCAGAATGGGTTGAATTTAAAATTCAAATCCCAAAAAAATCTCCCGAAAAAGTTGAAAAATTTGCGCGTATCGTCCAACAACGCTACAAGCTTAAAATGATTCATTTTAAGAATACAAAAGAGATTATACCTTACGTAGATGATATGTTTGGCCTTCTTAATAAAACCTATAGTGAGTTAAGCACCTTTGTGCCTATTCAGCAATATCAAATAGATCACTACAAAGAGAAGTACATTAAGTATATAAATCCTAATTATATAAAATGTATTGAAGATGCAAACGGTAAATTGATTTCGTTTGCCATCACGATGCCTTCCTTTAGTAATGCCCTTAAAAAAGCTAACGGTAGCCTTTGGCCTTTTGGCTTTATTCATATGCTACGCGCCCGTTCAAAGAATGATACTGCGGCTTTTTACTTAATAGGTATAGATCCTGAATATCAAGGAAAAGGTCTTACTGCAGTAATCTTTCAGGCGATGCAAGATTTATTTTCTGCTAACGGAATTACAGAAGTAGAAACCAATCCTGAACTGGAAGAAAATAAAGCTATACAGCAACTGTGGAAGAATTACGAGCATGTAATGCATAAAAAAAGAAGGACCTATAAACGTGATTTATAG
- a CDS encoding transporter, whose translation MLGRLIFSSILLLGIITQEANAQYTETINSNRPGQSQGAFAPGRGVLQAELGTTLGRESHNLRFTETDNIGAEFAIRFGAIREQLEFIVNGNFLYEDITPTAGNAEPYTQSGFPIVTAGAKYLIYDPYKNREDKINLYSYWANRRFKWNTLIPAVSIYSGANYVYEDNNPFLPDSQAGFTPKAVIITQHNWGPWVWVNNFIYDQFLTDYPTKAWITTMTHSFNPKIAAFAEIQIISSDIYSDDLLRFGGAYLISKNFQVDLSALVNFKETPKRRQLGLGVSYRLDFHSKDELLPQK comes from the coding sequence ATGCTAGGGAGATTAATTTTTAGTAGTATTTTGCTTCTAGGTATTATCACGCAAGAAGCTAACGCTCAATACACTGAAACTATTAATTCTAACAGACCGGGACAATCGCAAGGTGCTTTTGCTCCTGGGCGAGGTGTTCTGCAGGCAGAACTAGGTACTACTTTAGGAAGAGAATCACACAATCTAAGATTTACTGAAACAGACAATATAGGAGCAGAATTTGCCATACGTTTTGGTGCCATACGAGAGCAATTAGAATTTATAGTAAACGGTAATTTTCTTTATGAAGATATTACCCCCACAGCAGGCAATGCTGAGCCGTATACACAAAGTGGATTTCCTATTGTAACAGCGGGTGCTAAATACCTTATCTACGACCCCTACAAAAATAGAGAAGATAAAATAAACCTGTATAGTTACTGGGCAAATCGCAGGTTTAAATGGAATACATTAATCCCGGCTGTTTCTATCTATTCTGGTGCAAATTATGTGTATGAAGATAACAATCCGTTTTTACCAGACAGTCAGGCTGGGTTTACACCTAAAGCAGTTATAATTACACAACACAACTGGGGACCCTGGGTATGGGTAAATAATTTTATCTATGACCAGTTTTTAACAGACTATCCTACAAAAGCCTGGATCACCACAATGACCCACTCTTTTAATCCTAAAATTGCAGCTTTTGCAGAAATTCAAATTATCTCAAGTGATATATATTCTGATGATTTGCTACGTTTTGGTGGTGCTTATCTAATTAGTAAAAACTTTCAGGTAGATTTAAGTGCATTAGTAAACTTTAAAGAAACTCCTAAGCGCAGACAATTGGGATTAGGAGTGTCGTATAGACTAGATTTTCATAGTAAAGACGAGTTACTTCCGCAGAAATAA
- a CDS encoding DUF4834 family protein, with protein sequence MKLLQTILIILLIFFGLRILFRLAAPYLMRYIAKKAGERFQNMAGGFKNQNTQTKPEGEIVIEKIPNQDRTSNKKVGEYIDYEEIE encoded by the coding sequence ATGAAATTGTTACAAACCATACTTATAATTCTGCTTATATTTTTTGGGTTGCGCATACTTTTTAGATTGGCAGCACCTTATTTAATGCGTTACATCGCTAAAAAAGCGGGAGAACGTTTTCAAAATATGGCCGGTGGTTTTAAAAACCAGAATACGCAAACAAAACCAGAGGGTGAGATCGTTATTGAAAAAATACCGAATCAAGACAGGACTTCAAATAAAAAGGTAGGTGAATATATCGATTACGAAGAAATTGAGTAA